The proteins below are encoded in one region of Herpetosiphon gulosus:
- a CDS encoding helix-turn-helix transcriptional regulator, translated as MAIQIRLRQLLNDRDLSMYAVAKGTGLTYPTIYNLATKPIARIDIETIDKLCAFLQIQPGDLFVWVAQDHDAQQNRALDRME; from the coding sequence CAGCTGCTCAACGACCGTGATTTATCCATGTATGCGGTCGCCAAAGGGACAGGGTTGACCTATCCCACGATTTATAATTTGGCAACCAAGCCGATTGCCCGGATTGATATTGAAACGATTGATAAACTCTGTGCCTTTCTCCAGATCCAACCCGGTGATCTCTTTGTGTGGGTTGCTCAGGACCATGATGCCCAGCAGAACCGCGCATTGGATAGGATGGAGTAG
- a CDS encoding PIN domain-containing protein, producing MTVLIDTNVLSYLFKRDTRMVGYQELLVGQTIAISFMTLAEVFEWTDRHQWGRERRAALAAQMQDYVVIPSSPMLCEHWATIRGNLRRKGHQISLSDAWIAATAVVYRLPLVTHNVRDFRMVEQLTLYTTLGTSSDSSTPDHDSTESP from the coding sequence ATGACAGTGCTCATTGATACTAATGTGTTGTCGTATCTCTTTAAACGGGACACGCGAATGGTCGGCTATCAGGAACTCTTGGTTGGGCAAACGATTGCTATCTCGTTTATGACGCTAGCCGAGGTTTTTGAATGGACTGATCGGCATCAATGGGGTCGGGAACGGCGGGCTGCTTTAGCGGCACAGATGCAGGACTACGTCGTGATCCCCAGTTCGCCGATGTTGTGTGAACACTGGGCGACCATTCGTGGGAATCTACGACGCAAAGGACATCAGATCAGTCTATCGGATGCATGGATTGCCGCAACTGCCGTCGTGTATCGATTACCCTTGGTGACGCATAATGTGCGTGATTTTCGGATGGTTGAGCAGCTGACGCTGTATACAACGCTGGGAACATCATCAGATTCCTCAACTCCTGACCACGATTCGACGGAATCGCCATAA